Genomic segment of Nostoc sp. TCL240-02:
AGTGATCGCTCCATTTATTAATGAAGTCTCTTAGCTGATTGATAGTTACATTATACTAGTTCTCCCATGCTAGGTTATGACTGGAATGGATTACTTCAGGAAGCAAGAACATGGTAACGAATCGTCGAGGACAAAGAGTTCCCAGTATCACTTTTCATACACGTAAAGACAACCAGTGGGTGGATGTGACAACCGATCAATTATTTGCTGATAAGACAGTGGTTGTCTTCTCCTTACCAGGTGCTTATACTCCGACTTGTTCATCTACTCATCTTCCTGGTTACAACGAGTTGGCTGGGATTTTCAAAGAAAATGGTGTCGATGACATTATTTGTATTTCTGTTAATGATGCCTTTGTTATGAATGAATGGGCAAAGGATCAAGAAGCAGAAAATATTACACTAATTCCCGATGGAAATGGTGAATTTACTGAAGGCATGGGAATGCTGGTAGATAAATCAGACTTGGGTTTTGGTAAGCGATCGTGGCGCTACTCGATGCTGGTAAGAGATGGTGTCATTAACCAAATGTTT
This window contains:
- a CDS encoding redoxin family protein — encoded protein: MVTNRRGQRVPSITFHTRKDNQWVDVTTDQLFADKTVVVFSLPGAYTPTCSSTHLPGYNELAGIFKENGVDDIICISVNDAFVMNEWAKDQEAENITLIPDGNGEFTEGMGMLVDKSDLGFGKRSWRYSMLVRDGVINQMFIEPDEPGDPFKVSDAETMLRYINPQAVKPEVVSLFAKVGCPFCARAKAMLKEHGINYEEITLGKDVTTRSLRAVTGATTVPQVFIDGKLIGGSEALEAYFAAK